One window from the genome of Faecalibacterium sp. HTF-F encodes:
- a CDS encoding sensor domain-containing diguanylate cyclase, whose product MSEELKLNKNVSAPQPDALAQIARKDDFLQQLQEFLAQHKGENWCVAAIDLEHFKLYTELYGAPQARNLMLSLAALLLEHSKVTGSPVGYFGSDDFVLCLPDDKEQQLAIISQLQTCVNNHRQDVTSFLSFGVCPVAEHPDADAQTLCSYAQIASVDPCPAVGGVHRFTPTMLSRIKEQRQLLSELEHGLKNHEFCFFLQPKCNSMTRAIVGMEALVRWNHPTRGCVPPSEFMPLLESTGLVTQLDQYIWESVCKTLRKWQESDSNLVPVSVNVSVVDIVNLDVPQIFSDLVEKYQLEPKLLLAEITETMLAENASLVENAIQGLHRKGFSVMMDDFGSGYSSLNMLKDTNVDAIKLDMKLIDMNQQNRSKGVQIVESVVDMAHRLNLPIIAEGVETPEQVSMLQAADCLYTQGYYFYKPMPVENAEALLAQPNSEDYWDMRRDLLRRDRRVPVSDSEQTALALQAYQIFADNVLELSLLNLSTGEYRVIKRDPRLPGAGSDAEEDFAAYCERMVTNKVIHPDDAEMFTDQTDLEALRSAVFSTQQPEAYRFRKNVSGQFVWITMEFLPCRNCCAQNPWATVVVREDAQADQLSEELDFSYSHDTLTGLLNRSLFETDLRTLQSSEYDSMVCTYIDVVGLHEINNHLGHRSGDSMLCFIANAARKFFASSRIYRIGGDEFVILTPNQPPYSVWVSVDRMRAFLREKEYEISVGIQNTNDLHRLDDAINQAEAAMRQDKQAYYARNGQERQLRGLNEKLEQTLTEKRDAEHFLRVLAPKFKSVFVVDLKTDRMRGVIVPDYFQKILGTSGGSFLAVLQQYRDTQVQPAYRESLADLLDYNYIRSKVLTGDIVEHTYKKIDNTTFRVKVTPYSRSGSHIDETLWIFSDEGASLTPPQSK is encoded by the coding sequence ATGTCCGAAGAACTAAAGTTGAATAAAAATGTCAGCGCACCGCAGCCCGATGCGCTTGCACAGATCGCTCGCAAAGACGACTTCCTGCAGCAGCTGCAGGAGTTTCTGGCGCAGCACAAAGGCGAGAACTGGTGTGTTGCCGCCATCGATCTCGAGCATTTTAAACTGTATACCGAGCTGTACGGTGCTCCGCAGGCGCGCAACCTGATGCTGTCCCTTGCCGCCCTTCTGCTGGAGCACAGCAAGGTGACCGGTTCTCCGGTGGGCTACTTTGGCAGTGACGATTTTGTGCTCTGCCTGCCGGACGACAAGGAGCAGCAGCTGGCCATCATCAGCCAGCTGCAGACCTGCGTGAACAACCACAGGCAGGACGTCACCTCCTTCCTGTCTTTTGGTGTGTGCCCTGTGGCCGAACATCCGGACGCAGACGCACAGACCCTGTGCAGCTATGCGCAGATCGCGTCGGTAGACCCCTGCCCGGCCGTGGGCGGTGTGCACCGCTTTACGCCGACCATGCTCAGCCGGATCAAGGAGCAGCGCCAGCTGCTGAGCGAGCTGGAACACGGCCTGAAAAATCACGAGTTCTGTTTCTTTCTGCAGCCCAAGTGCAACAGCATGACCCGCGCCATCGTGGGCATGGAAGCACTGGTGCGCTGGAACCACCCCACCCGCGGCTGCGTGCCCCCGTCTGAGTTCATGCCCCTGCTGGAAAGCACCGGCCTTGTGACCCAGCTGGACCAGTACATCTGGGAATCTGTCTGCAAGACCCTGCGCAAGTGGCAGGAGAGCGACAGCAATCTTGTGCCGGTATCCGTGAACGTTTCCGTGGTGGATATCGTCAATCTGGATGTGCCGCAGATCTTCTCCGACCTTGTGGAAAAGTATCAGCTGGAGCCCAAGCTCCTGCTGGCCGAGATTACCGAGACCATGCTGGCCGAAAATGCTTCTCTGGTGGAAAACGCCATTCAGGGCCTGCACCGCAAGGGCTTCTCTGTGATGATGGACGACTTCGGCAGCGGCTATTCTTCGCTGAACATGCTCAAGGACACCAATGTGGACGCCATCAAGCTGGACATGAAGCTCATCGACATGAACCAGCAGAACCGCAGCAAGGGCGTGCAGATCGTGGAATCGGTGGTGGATATGGCCCACCGCCTGAACCTGCCCATCATCGCCGAGGGCGTGGAAACGCCGGAGCAGGTCTCCATGCTGCAGGCCGCCGACTGCCTGTATACGCAGGGCTATTATTTCTACAAGCCCATGCCGGTGGAGAACGCCGAGGCCCTGCTGGCCCAGCCCAACAGCGAGGATTACTGGGATATGCGCCGCGACCTGCTGCGCCGTGACCGCCGGGTCCCCGTCTCCGACAGTGAGCAGACCGCACTGGCACTGCAGGCCTACCAGATCTTTGCGGATAATGTGCTGGAGCTTTCCCTGCTAAATCTTTCCACCGGCGAATACCGGGTCATCAAGCGGGATCCGCGCCTGCCCGGTGCGGGTTCGGACGCCGAGGAGGACTTTGCCGCCTACTGTGAGCGCATGGTGACGAACAAGGTGATCCACCCGGACGACGCGGAGATGTTCACCGACCAGACCGATCTGGAGGCCCTGCGCTCCGCTGTTTTCAGCACCCAGCAGCCGGAGGCCTACCGCTTCCGCAAAAACGTGTCCGGCCAGTTCGTGTGGATCACCATGGAGTTCCTGCCCTGCCGCAACTGCTGCGCCCAGAACCCCTGGGCCACCGTGGTGGTGCGTGAGGATGCACAGGCCGACCAGCTCAGCGAGGAGCTGGACTTCTCCTACAGCCACGACACCCTGACCGGCCTGCTGAACCGCAGCCTCTTTGAGACCGATCTGCGGACGCTGCAGTCCAGCGAATACGACTCCATGGTGTGCACCTACATCGACGTGGTGGGCCTGCACGAGATCAACAACCATCTGGGCCACCGCAGCGGCGACTCCATGCTCTGCTTCATTGCCAATGCGGCCCGCAAGTTCTTTGCTTCCAGCCGCATCTACCGCATCGGCGGTGACGAATTTGTGATCCTCACCCCGAACCAGCCCCCCTACAGTGTGTGGGTGTCTGTGGACAGAATGCGTGCTTTCCTGCGCGAGAAGGAGTATGAGATCTCGGTGGGCATCCAGAACACCAATGACCTGCACCGGCTGGACGACGCCATAAATCAGGCTGAAGCTGCCATGCGGCAGGACAAGCAGGCCTATTACGCCCGCAACGGTCAGGAGCGCCAGCTGCGCGGCCTGAACGAGAAGCTGGAGCAGACCCTGACCGAAAAGCGGGATGCCGAGCACTTCCTGCGGGTCCTTGCCCCCAAGTTCAAGAGCGTGTTCGTTGTGGACCTGAAGACCGACCGTATGCGCGGTGTGATCGTCCCGGACTATTTCCAGAAAATTCTGGGCACCTCCGGCGGCTCTTTCCTCGCCGTTCTGCAGCAGTACCGTGATACGCAGGTGCAGCCCGCCTACCGCGAGAGTCTGGCAGACCTGCTGGACTACAACTATATCCGCAGCAAGGTCCTGACCGGCGATATCGTGGAGCACACCTATAAAAAGATCGACAACACCACCTTCCGCGTCAAGGTGACACCCTACTCCAGGAGCGGCTCTCATATCGATGAAACGCTCTGGATCTTCTCGGATGAAGGGGCATCCCTTACCCCCCCCCAGTCAAAATAA
- a CDS encoding nucleotidyltransferase family protein: MKKPVLVVMAAGMGSRYGGMKQIDPVGPNGQVIVDYSLYDARRAGFETVIFVIKHEIEDAFKAAIGERVSKAMQVKYAFQQLDELPAGFAVPEGRVKPWGTCHAVLAAKDLIDGPFAVINADDYYGPEAFRVMYDYLSTHEDGSYYDYCMVSYLLRNTVSENGSVARGVCVTDPDGTLHSVTERTRIETYENGVHFTEDGGESWTDLPGDTPVSMNLWGFGKSFLDEAEQRFAGWLTENLPKNPLKCEYFLPLVVTELIEEGKAKIQVLRSTDKWYGVTYREDKPLVVEAIARKTAEGQYPENLWV; encoded by the coding sequence ATGAAGAAACCGGTACTGGTGGTCATGGCGGCTGGCATGGGCAGCCGTTACGGCGGCATGAAGCAGATCGACCCGGTGGGCCCCAATGGTCAGGTCATCGTGGACTATTCCCTTTACGATGCCCGCCGCGCAGGCTTTGAGACGGTGATCTTTGTCATCAAGCATGAGATCGAGGACGCCTTCAAAGCGGCCATCGGCGAGCGGGTGTCCAAGGCGATGCAGGTGAAATACGCCTTCCAGCAGCTGGACGAGCTGCCCGCAGGCTTTGCCGTGCCGGAGGGCCGCGTCAAGCCCTGGGGCACCTGCCACGCCGTTCTGGCTGCAAAGGACCTCATCGACGGCCCGTTTGCGGTCATCAATGCCGATGATTATTACGGCCCGGAGGCCTTCCGGGTGATGTATGATTACCTGTCCACCCACGAGGACGGCAGCTATTACGACTACTGCATGGTAAGCTATCTGCTCCGGAACACCGTCTCCGAGAACGGCAGCGTGGCCCGCGGCGTGTGCGTGACCGACCCTGACGGCACCCTGCACAGCGTGACCGAGCGCACCCGCATTGAAACGTACGAGAACGGCGTGCACTTTACCGAGGACGGCGGCGAGAGCTGGACCGACCTGCCCGGCGATACCCCGGTGAGCATGAACCTGTGGGGCTTCGGCAAAAGCTTTCTGGATGAGGCCGAGCAGCGCTTTGCAGGCTGGCTGACCGAGAATCTGCCCAAAAACCCGCTCAAGTGCGAGTATTTCCTGCCGCTGGTCGTCACAGAGCTCATCGAAGAGGGCAAAGCGAAGATCCAGGTGCTGCGCAGCACCGATAAATGGTACGGCGTCACCTATCGCGAGGACAAGCCGCTGGTGGTGGAAGCCATCGCCCGCAAAACGGCAGAGGGCCAGTACCCGGAAAATCTGTGGGTCTGA
- the thrS gene encoding threonine--tRNA ligase encodes MKIIYKDGHVDECPQDQELHVIRHTAAHIMAQAIKRLYPQADFAFGPATENGFYYDVDLGDQKLSDEDLANIEKEMRKIVKENLPIKPFILPRAEAVKLMEERKENYKIEHMADLAEETEFSFFQQGEYVDMCIGPHLTYTKALKAFKITQQSGAYWKNDKENKMLTRINGVAFRNQEELDAWEKEQQEARERDHRKIGKEMGLFMTDDLVGRGLPMFLPAGYTVWQELENYIKEKERARGYLHVMTPCIGTVNLYKTSGHWDHYRENMFPAMEMEGESYVLRPMNCPHHMMIYANRPHSYRDLPMRIGEIAHDFRYESSGTLKGIERGRHFCQNDAHLFCTPEQIKSEVANVCDLIFEVYKDFNITDYRCVLSLRDPADKKKYHDDDAMWNHAEQALREVLTELGIHFTEEIGEAAFYGPKLDVNVKPAVGAEYTLSTCQLDFCLPAKFHLTYVDKDGTEKTPVVLHRAILGSLDRFMAYLIEETKGKFPTWLAPTQVKVLPVSEKTLDYAEGVTEKLVEAGVRVVLDDDNQKIGYKIREAQQVDRVPYMLVLGAKEAEAGNISVRDRKGETTTMELDAFIAKVTAEIRNRSL; translated from the coding sequence ATGAAGATCATCTATAAGGACGGCCATGTGGACGAGTGCCCGCAGGACCAGGAGCTGCACGTTATCCGCCACACCGCAGCCCACATCATGGCGCAGGCCATCAAGCGCCTGTATCCGCAGGCTGACTTTGCCTTCGGCCCTGCCACCGAGAACGGCTTCTACTACGACGTTGATCTGGGCGACCAGAAGCTCAGCGACGAGGATCTGGCAAACATCGAAAAAGAGATGCGCAAGATCGTCAAGGAGAACCTGCCCATCAAGCCCTTCATCCTGCCCCGCGCCGAGGCCGTGAAGCTGATGGAAGAGCGCAAGGAGAACTACAAGATCGAGCACATGGCGGATCTGGCCGAGGAGACCGAGTTCAGCTTCTTCCAGCAGGGCGAGTACGTGGATATGTGCATCGGACCCCACCTGACCTACACCAAGGCGCTGAAGGCCTTCAAGATCACCCAGCAGTCCGGCGCATACTGGAAGAACGACAAGGAAAACAAGATGCTCACCCGCATCAATGGCGTGGCCTTCCGCAATCAGGAAGAGCTGGACGCATGGGAGAAGGAGCAGCAGGAGGCCCGTGAGCGCGATCACCGCAAGATCGGCAAGGAAATGGGCCTGTTCATGACCGACGATCTGGTTGGCCGCGGCCTGCCCATGTTCCTGCCCGCAGGCTACACTGTCTGGCAGGAGCTGGAGAACTATATCAAGGAGAAGGAGCGTGCACGCGGCTACCTGCACGTTATGACTCCCTGCATCGGCACTGTGAACCTGTATAAGACCTCCGGTCACTGGGATCACTACCGTGAGAACATGTTCCCCGCCATGGAGATGGAGGGCGAGAGCTATGTTCTGCGCCCGATGAACTGCCCCCACCACATGATGATCTACGCAAATCGTCCCCATTCTTACCGTGACCTGCCCATGCGCATCGGTGAGATCGCCCACGATTTCCGTTACGAGTCCTCCGGCACCCTGAAGGGCATCGAGCGCGGCCGTCACTTCTGCCAGAACGATGCTCACCTGTTCTGCACCCCGGAGCAGATCAAGAGCGAGGTCGCAAACGTGTGCGACCTGATCTTTGAGGTGTACAAGGACTTCAACATTACCGATTACCGCTGCGTGCTGAGCCTGCGTGATCCCGCCGATAAGAAGAAGTACCACGACGATGATGCCATGTGGAACCATGCAGAGCAGGCCCTGCGCGAAGTGCTGACCGAGCTGGGCATCCACTTCACCGAGGAGATCGGCGAGGCTGCCTTCTACGGCCCGAAGCTGGATGTGAACGTCAAGCCCGCCGTGGGTGCCGAGTACACCCTGTCTACCTGCCAGCTGGACTTCTGCCTGCCCGCCAAGTTCCATCTGACCTACGTGGACAAGGACGGCACCGAAAAGACCCCTGTGGTGCTGCACCGCGCCATTCTGGGCTCTCTGGACCGCTTCATGGCCTACCTGATCGAAGAGACCAAGGGCAAGTTCCCCACCTGGCTGGCTCCCACGCAGGTCAAGGTGCTGCCCGTCTCCGAAAAGACGCTGGACTACGCCGAGGGCGTGACCGAAAAGCTGGTGGAAGCCGGTGTCCGTGTTGTGCTGGACGACGACAACCAGAAGATCGGCTACAAGATCCGCGAGGCACAGCAGGTGGACCGTGTGCCTTATATGCTGGTTCTGGGTGCCAAGGAAGCCGAGGCAGGCAACATCTCGGTGCGTGACCGCAAGGGCGAGACCACCACGATGGAACTGGATGCATTCATCGCAAAGGTGACTGCCGAGATCCGCAACCGCAGCCTGTAA
- a CDS encoding chloride channel protein translates to MWKIKEWFLHYKEAIRVSLLALFRWTLLAVCTGVLCGGIGTLFHLAVEWVTEQRAEHVWLLWLLPAAGIAITALYKATGCVGKGTNDVLRAVQDGSSVTPWLVPAIFLGTVLTHLCGGSAGREGAALQMGGSIGWNIGRVLHFNNHDCRTATVCGMAAFFSALFGTPLTATLFAMMVVDVGLMLTVAFVPGFLAALIAYSISLKAGIAPTRFVMEAPPLDARTVVRTAVLAMCCAVVAVIFCQMLHFFEHKIPKLLPNPWVRAAAGGAAVVALSYLMGVGRYNGAGMDVIMDAVELEQALPWDFVCKMVLTVLTLSVGFKGGEVVPSFYIGATFGCVVGPLLGLPAGFSAAVGLVCVFCGATNTLVASIVLAAELFSGAGFELMALACGLSYMFSGYHSLYSSQGFRTSKLFSEFLQPKEEK, encoded by the coding sequence ATGTGGAAAATAAAGGAATGGTTCCTGCATTATAAGGAAGCGATCCGGGTCTCGCTTCTGGCGCTGTTCCGGTGGACGCTTCTGGCTGTGTGCACCGGCGTGCTGTGCGGCGGTATCGGAACGCTGTTCCATCTGGCAGTGGAATGGGTGACCGAGCAGCGCGCAGAGCATGTCTGGCTGCTATGGCTTCTGCCTGCGGCAGGCATCGCCATCACGGCTCTGTATAAGGCGACGGGCTGTGTCGGCAAGGGCACCAACGATGTGCTGCGGGCCGTGCAGGACGGCAGCTCGGTGACGCCGTGGCTGGTCCCGGCCATCTTTCTGGGCACTGTGCTCACCCATCTGTGCGGCGGCTCGGCCGGCCGCGAGGGCGCAGCGCTGCAGATGGGCGGCAGCATCGGCTGGAACATCGGCCGGGTGCTGCACTTCAACAATCATGACTGCCGCACGGCTACCGTGTGCGGTATGGCGGCATTTTTTTCGGCGCTGTTCGGTACGCCGCTGACCGCGACCCTGTTTGCGATGATGGTGGTGGATGTGGGTCTGATGCTGACCGTGGCGTTCGTGCCGGGCTTTCTGGCGGCGCTCATTGCATACAGCATCTCGCTGAAGGCCGGCATTGCGCCCACACGGTTTGTGATGGAAGCACCGCCGCTGGATGCCCGGACGGTGGTGCGCACCGCCGTGCTGGCCATGTGCTGTGCGGTGGTGGCGGTGATTTTCTGCCAGATGCTGCACTTTTTTGAGCATAAAATCCCCAAACTGCTGCCGAACCCGTGGGTGCGGGCTGCTGCAGGCGGTGCGGCTGTGGTGGCGCTGTCCTACCTGATGGGGGTGGGCCGCTATAACGGTGCCGGCATGGATGTCATTATGGATGCCGTTGAGCTGGAGCAGGCTCTGCCGTGGGACTTTGTGTGCAAAATGGTGCTTACGGTGCTGACCCTGAGCGTGGGCTTCAAGGGCGGCGAAGTGGTGCCGAGCTTTTACATCGGCGCAACGTTTGGCTGCGTGGTGGGACCGCTGCTGGGGCTCCCGGCGGGCTTTTCTGCTGCAGTGGGTCTGGTGTGCGTGTTCTGCGGGGCGACCAATACGCTGGTGGCTTCCATTGTGCTGGCGGCTGAGCTGTTCAGCGGTGCCGGGTTTGAGCTGATGGCGCTGGCCTGCGGCCTGAGCTATATGTTCTCCGGCTATCACAGCCTGTATTCCAGTCAGGGATTCCGCACCAGCAAGCTTTTTTCGGAATTTCTGCAGCCGAAGGAAGAAAAATGA
- a CDS encoding ammonium transporter, with protein sequence MFSSINTCWTLVGAFLVYFMQAGFALCEAGFTRAKNTGNILMKNMMDFCIGTPCYWIIGFGLMFGGTGALIGGFDPFIQGDYSHLGLDIPLWVYIVFQTVFCATAATIVSGSMAERTNFKAYCVYSAAISLVVYPICGHWMWGGGWLQSMGFHDFAGSAAVHNVGGVIALLGAWMLGPRIGKYDKDGKPHAIPGHNLTAGALGVFILWFCWFGFNGGSSLSLATDEAMTMTGLVCFNTNLAAAVATCVTMIFTWLRYGKPDVSMTLNGSLAGLVAITAGCDTVSPFGAFFIGFVAGLLVVLSVEFFDNIAKVDDPVGAVSVHFANGVWGTIAVGLFSTGANTEHAGLFYGGGLAQLGTQLLGLVTVDIYVVVVMFVVFKLIDKFIGLRVPAEVEIDGLDIHEHGLASAYAGFSISDANSAVMVPNENTDLGEDDVTKATDKQISAAVPVVREASPVIHDGVYDTGMHKVSIIAKLSKFDQLKTALNDLGVTGMTVTQVMGCGIQKGTSEKYRGVPVDTTLLPKIKVEVIVSRISVDAVVEAAKKALYTGHIGDGKIFVYNVTRVVKIRTGEEDFAALQDVE encoded by the coding sequence ATGTTCAGCTCCATCAACACCTGTTGGACGCTCGTGGGAGCGTTCCTCGTCTACTTTATGCAGGCGGGCTTCGCCTTGTGTGAAGCCGGTTTCACCCGTGCCAAGAACACCGGTAATATTCTGATGAAGAATATGATGGACTTCTGCATCGGCACCCCGTGCTACTGGATCATCGGCTTTGGCCTGATGTTCGGCGGCACCGGCGCACTGATCGGCGGCTTCGATCCGTTCATTCAGGGCGATTACAGCCATCTGGGTCTGGATATCCCGCTGTGGGTCTACATCGTGTTCCAGACCGTGTTCTGCGCAACGGCTGCCACCATCGTCTCCGGCTCCATGGCCGAGCGCACCAACTTCAAGGCTTACTGCGTTTACTCTGCTGCGATCTCGCTGGTGGTCTACCCCATCTGCGGCCACTGGATGTGGGGCGGCGGCTGGCTGCAGAGCATGGGCTTCCATGACTTTGCAGGCTCCGCAGCAGTCCACAACGTGGGCGGTGTCATCGCTCTGCTGGGCGCATGGATGCTGGGTCCCCGCATCGGCAAGTACGACAAGGACGGCAAGCCTCACGCCATTCCCGGCCACAACCTGACCGCCGGTGCTCTGGGCGTGTTCATCCTGTGGTTCTGCTGGTTCGGCTTCAACGGCGGCTCCTCTCTGAGCCTTGCCACCGACGAGGCCATGACCATGACCGGTCTGGTCTGCTTCAACACCAACCTTGCCGCAGCCGTTGCCACCTGTGTGACCATGATCTTCACCTGGCTGCGTTACGGCAAGCCCGATGTCTCCATGACCCTGAACGGTTCTCTGGCCGGTCTGGTGGCGATCACCGCAGGCTGCGATACCGTTTCTCCCTTCGGCGCATTCTTCATCGGCTTTGTGGCCGGCTTGCTCGTTGTTCTGAGCGTTGAGTTCTTCGATAACATCGCCAAGGTGGATGACCCTGTTGGTGCAGTTTCCGTCCACTTTGCAAACGGCGTATGGGGCACCATTGCGGTGGGCCTGTTCTCCACCGGTGCCAACACCGAGCACGCCGGTCTGTTCTACGGCGGCGGTCTAGCACAGCTGGGCACCCAGCTGCTGGGTCTCGTGACCGTTGACATCTATGTGGTGGTGGTGATGTTCGTTGTCTTCAAGCTCATCGATAAGTTCATCGGCCTGCGCGTTCCCGCAGAGGTGGAGATCGACGGTCTGGACATCCACGAGCATGGTCTGGCATCTGCCTACGCCGGTTTCTCCATCTCCGATGCAAACTCTGCTGTCATGGTGCCCAACGAGAACACCGACCTCGGCGAGGACGATGTGACCAAGGCAACCGACAAGCAGATCAGCGCTGCCGTTCCTGTGGTGCGGGAAGCTTCTCCCGTGATCCACGATGGCGTGTACGACACCGGTATGCACAAGGTGTCCATCATTGCAAAGCTTTCCAAGTTCGACCAGCTCAAGACCGCCCTCAACGATCTGGGCGTCACCGGCATGACGGTCACGCAGGTGATGGGCTGCGGCATCCAGAAGGGCACCAGCGAGAAATACCGCGGCGTCCCCGTGGATACCACCCTGCTGCCCAAGATCAAGGTGGAGGTCATCGTCTCCCGCATCAGCGTGGACGCTGTGGTGGAGGCAGCCAAGAAGGCACTGTACACCGGCCATATCGGCGACGGCAAGATCTTTGTGTACAACGTGACCCGCGTGGTCAAGATCCGCACCGGCGAAGAGGACTTTGCCGCCCTGCAGGATGTGGAGTAA
- a CDS encoding DUF1622 domain-containing protein — protein MGWLYHLNTVVTEVLEGFLVTAVPMIAGLAEVIGLFIIITSLAKATYHYIRTIFFNDHHDFHHEMSSGLTTALEFLMSAEIAKTFLLQNLESVVPLAATFALRAMMSLMLHWEMQGGHRSGHKKAENDTEAEKND, from the coding sequence ATGGGATGGCTTTATCATCTGAACACCGTTGTCACGGAAGTTCTGGAAGGATTTCTGGTGACGGCAGTGCCCATGATCGCGGGTCTGGCCGAAGTGATCGGACTGTTCATCATCATTACCAGTCTGGCCAAGGCGACCTACCACTATATCCGGACGATATTCTTCAACGATCATCATGATTTCCACCACGAGATGAGCAGCGGCCTGACCACGGCGCTGGAGTTCCTGATGTCGGCGGAGATCGCCAAGACCTTCCTTTTGCAGAATCTGGAGTCGGTGGTGCCGCTGGCTGCCACCTTTGCGCTGCGCGCCATGATGAGCCTGATGCTGCACTGGGAAATGCAGGGCGGACACCGCTCCGGTCACAAAAAAGCAGAAAACGACACAGAAGCGGAAAAGAATGACTAG
- a CDS encoding RpiB/LacA/LacB family sugar-phosphate isomerase encodes MKIALINENSQAAKNGIIEAALKKVVEPMGHEVVNYGMYAADDAAQLTYVQCGILAAILLNSGAADYVITGCGTGEGAMLALNSFPGVICGHVEDPVDAYTFAHVNDGNAVAMPFAKGFGWGGELNLEYCFEKLFGFGHGQGYPKERVEPEQRNKKILDGVRAATFKPLIECLKSIDQDLLKGAVAGAKFSELFFASCKDEELAAYVKTLL; translated from the coding sequence ATGAAGATCGCACTCATCAACGAGAACAGTCAGGCAGCCAAGAATGGCATCATTGAAGCCGCCCTGAAAAAGGTGGTGGAGCCCATGGGCCACGAGGTGGTCAACTACGGCATGTACGCCGCCGATGACGCTGCACAGCTGACCTATGTGCAGTGCGGCATTCTGGCCGCCATCCTGCTGAACAGCGGCGCTGCCGACTACGTTATCACCGGCTGCGGCACCGGCGAGGGTGCCATGCTGGCCCTGAACAGCTTCCCCGGTGTTATCTGCGGCCATGTGGAGGACCCCGTGGACGCCTACACCTTTGCCCACGTCAACGACGGCAACGCCGTTGCTATGCCGTTTGCCAAGGGCTTCGGCTGGGGCGGTGAGCTGAACCTCGAGTACTGCTTCGAGAAGCTGTTCGGCTTCGGCCACGGTCAGGGCTACCCCAAGGAGCGCGTGGAGCCTGAGCAGCGCAACAAGAAGATCCTGGACGGCGTGCGTGCCGCCACCTTCAAGCCGCTGATCGAGTGCCTGAAGAGCATCGATCAGGACCTGCTGAAGGGCGCTGTCGCCGGTGCAAAGTTCAGCGAGCTGTTCTTCGCCTCCTGCAAGGATGAGGAGCTGGCAGCATACGTGAAGACCCTGCTGTAA
- a CDS encoding cupin domain-containing protein yields the protein MEKNHQDMPWVPHADIAPEPCGPGVQRRILAYGRDAMCVENTFETGGVGAMHCHPHTQITYVVSGRFRFTIGDETREVGPGDTLLKQDGVMHGCVCLEAGILLDFFTPMREDFV from the coding sequence ATGGAGAAAAACCATCAGGACATGCCATGGGTGCCCCACGCCGACATTGCCCCGGAACCCTGCGGCCCCGGGGTGCAGCGCCGCATCCTGGCCTACGGCAGGGACGCCATGTGTGTGGAAAACACCTTTGAGACCGGCGGCGTGGGTGCCATGCACTGCCACCCCCACACCCAGATCACCTATGTGGTGTCGGGCCGCTTCCGCTTTACCATCGGGGACGAGACCCGGGAGGTGGGCCCCGGCGACACCCTGCTCAAGCAGGACGGCGTGATGCACGGCTGCGTCTGTCTGGAAGCCGGCATCCTGCTGGACTTCTTTACCCCCATGCGGGAGGACTTTGTATAA
- a CDS encoding gluconate 5-dehydrogenase: MAQCTPKSFDLTGKVALITGASYGIGMAIAKAMAANGATIVFNDIKQELVDKGIAAYEEAGIKAHGYVCDVTDEDAVNAMVAKITEEVGHINILVNNAGIIKRIPMTEMSAAQFRQVIDVDLNAPFIVAKAIIPDMIAQGGGKIINICSMMSELGRETVSAYAAAKGGLKMLTKNIASEYGAYNIQCNGIGPGYIATPQTAPLREIQPDGSRHPFDQFIVAKTPAGRWGEAEDLGGPAVFLASEASDFVNGLILYVDGGILAYIGKQPQ; encoded by the coding sequence ATGGCACAGTGCACTCCCAAATCTTTTGATCTGACCGGCAAGGTCGCGCTGATCACCGGCGCATCTTATGGCATCGGCATGGCGATTGCAAAGGCAATGGCAGCCAACGGTGCAACCATCGTGTTCAACGACATCAAGCAGGAGCTGGTGGATAAGGGCATCGCTGCTTACGAAGAAGCAGGCATCAAGGCTCACGGCTATGTCTGCGACGTTACCGATGAGGACGCCGTCAACGCCATGGTGGCAAAGATCACCGAGGAAGTGGGCCACATCAACATTCTGGTCAACAACGCCGGCATCATCAAGCGCATCCCCATGACCGAAATGAGCGCTGCTCAGTTCCGTCAGGTCATCGATGTTGACCTGAACGCTCCCTTCATCGTGGCAAAGGCCATCATCCCCGACATGATCGCACAGGGCGGCGGCAAGATCATCAACATCTGCTCCATGATGAGCGAGCTGGGCCGTGAGACCGTCTCCGCCTACGCTGCTGCCAAGGGCGGCCTGAAGATGCTCACCAAGAACATCGCTTCTGAGTACGGCGCCTACAACATCCAGTGCAACGGCATCGGACCCGGCTACATCGCTACCCCGCAGACCGCACCCCTGCGCGAGATCCAGCCCGACGGCAGCCGTCATCCCTTCGACCAGTTTATCGTTGCCAAGACCCCCGCAGGCCGCTGGGGCGAGGCAGAGGATCTGGGCGGACCCGCTGTCTTCCTGGCTTCCGAGGCTTCTGACTTTGTCAATGGCCTGATCCTGTACGTCGATGGCGGCATTCTGGCCTACATCGGCAAGCAGCCCCAGTAA